From the Pseudomonas sp. SORT22 genome, one window contains:
- a CDS encoding SDR family oxidoreductase, which translates to MSMRFSGQVALVTGGAAGIGRATALAFAAEGLKVVVADLDAVGGEGTVELIRNSGGEALFVSCNVTREADVRQLMGRTVEAYGRLDYAFNNAGIEIEQGRLAEGSEAEFDAIMGVNVKGVWLCMKYQLPLMLAQGGGAIVNTASVAGLGAAPKMSIYSASKHAVIGLSKSAAIEYAKKKIRVNAVCPAVIDTDMFRRAYEADPRKAEFAAAMHPVGRIGKVEEIASAVLYLCSDGAAFTTGQALAVDGGATAI; encoded by the coding sequence ATGAGCATGCGTTTTTCTGGCCAGGTTGCCCTGGTCACCGGTGGTGCTGCGGGGATTGGCCGGGCGACGGCGCTGGCGTTTGCCGCCGAGGGGTTGAAAGTGGTGGTGGCCGACCTTGATGCCGTAGGTGGCGAAGGCACGGTAGAGCTGATCCGCAACAGCGGCGGCGAGGCGCTGTTCGTCAGTTGCAACGTCACCCGCGAGGCCGATGTGCGGCAGTTGATGGGGCGCACGGTCGAGGCTTACGGGCGCCTGGACTACGCCTTTAACAACGCCGGCATCGAGATCGAGCAGGGCCGCCTGGCCGAAGGCAGCGAGGCCGAGTTCGACGCGATCATGGGCGTCAACGTCAAGGGTGTGTGGTTGTGCATGAAGTACCAGTTGCCGTTGATGCTCGCCCAGGGCGGCGGCGCCATCGTCAATACGGCATCGGTGGCCGGCCTTGGCGCCGCGCCGAAGATGAGCATCTACAGCGCTTCCAAGCATGCGGTGATCGGCCTGAGCAAATCGGCGGCCATCGAGTACGCCAAGAAGAAGATTCGCGTCAACGCCGTGTGCCCGGCGGTGATCGATACCGACATGTTCCGCCGCGCCTATGAGGCCGACCCGCGCAAGGCCGAGTTCGCCGCCGCCATGCACCCGGTCGGGCGCATCGGCAAGGTCGAGGAGATCGCCAGTGCGGTGCTTTACCTGTGCAGCGATGGTGCGGCGTTTACAACGGGCCAGGCCCTGGCAGTCGATGGCGGCGCCACGGCTATTTGA
- the pyrF gene encoding orotidine-5'-phosphate decarboxylase yields MSACQTPIIVALDFPTRDAALKLADQLDPALCRVKVGKELFTSSASGIVETLVEKGFEVFLDLKFHDIPNTTAMAVKAAAEMGVWMVNVHCSGGLRMMSACREVLAQRSGPQPLLIGVTVLTSMEREDLAGIGLDIEPQEQVLRLAALAEKAGMDGLVCSALEAPALKAAHPSLQLVTPGIRPAGSAQDDQRRILTPRQALDAGSDYLVIGRPISQAADPAQALAAVVAEIRA; encoded by the coding sequence ATGTCCGCCTGCCAGACGCCCATCATCGTCGCCCTGGATTTCCCTACCCGTGACGCCGCCCTGAAGCTGGCCGATCAGCTCGATCCTGCCCTGTGCCGGGTCAAGGTCGGCAAGGAGCTGTTCACCAGCAGCGCATCGGGCATTGTCGAAACCCTGGTCGAGAAGGGCTTCGAAGTGTTCCTCGACCTGAAGTTCCACGACATTCCCAACACCACCGCCATGGCCGTCAAGGCCGCCGCGGAGATGGGCGTGTGGATGGTCAACGTGCACTGCTCCGGTGGTCTGCGCATGATGTCGGCCTGCCGTGAGGTGCTGGCCCAGCGCAGCGGCCCGCAGCCGCTGCTGATCGGCGTGACGGTGCTGACCAGCATGGAGCGCGAAGACCTGGCCGGTATTGGCCTGGACATCGAGCCGCAGGAGCAGGTGCTACGCCTGGCGGCCCTGGCCGAGAAGGCCGGCATGGACGGCCTGGTGTGCTCTGCGCTGGAAGCGCCGGCACTGAAGGCTGCGCACCCGTCACTGCAACTGGTGACCCCGGGCATTCGCCCGGCCGGCAGCGCCCAGGACGACCAGCGCCGCATCCTGACCCCGCGCCAGGCCCTGGATGCCGGCTCCGACTACCTGGTGATCGGTCGCCCGATCAGCCAGGCCGCCGACCCTGCCCAGGCGCTGGCAGCAGTGGTCGCCGAGATCAGGGCTTAA
- a CDS encoding MFS transporter codes for MPTPRHPALLAFALCLITFAVNLQAPLYTAYAELSGEGAGATAMAFCGYVLGVIPVLLLLGGLADRVGRRPLILIALALSMLATLLMLLAPGLKTLGLARLLLGIGTALASATGTAYMGELMHGGDNRHAATWVTASTSLGFGLGAALTSLFLLSGPSLTPGSFHLHLALACLAMLAVWQLPDRRLAPPAALLRLPCYPAGSLPYGLAILLAWACVGLVIALLPSILKQHGLANWSGFSTFCVISCGLLFQPLAKRLAPVRATAIGLVILPCSYALLAWGADSGALAAVLLGTIAASSACYGFIYLGGLSAVNTLAGEEKTRASAGFFLLAYMGFSLPVILTGLLVDRLGPGNALLVFGLVLVVGCLLVGLALARSHKALALPALAGVK; via the coding sequence ATGCCCACCCCGCGCCACCCAGCCCTCCTGGCCTTCGCCCTGTGCCTGATCACCTTTGCGGTCAACCTGCAGGCACCGCTGTACACCGCTTACGCCGAGCTTTCCGGTGAGGGCGCCGGGGCCACGGCCATGGCCTTCTGCGGGTATGTGCTGGGGGTAATCCCGGTACTGCTGTTGCTCGGTGGCTTGGCCGACCGGGTCGGGCGGCGGCCGCTGATCCTCATCGCCCTGGCCCTGTCGATGCTTGCCACCTTGCTCATGCTCTTGGCGCCGGGGCTAAAGACCCTGGGCCTGGCGCGCCTGCTGCTGGGCATCGGCACTGCGCTGGCGTCGGCCACCGGCACTGCCTACATGGGCGAACTGATGCACGGCGGCGACAACCGCCATGCCGCCACCTGGGTCACCGCCAGCACTTCGCTGGGCTTTGGCCTCGGCGCGGCGCTGACCAGCCTGTTCCTGCTCAGTGGCCCAAGCCTGACCCCGGGCAGCTTCCACCTGCACCTGGCGCTGGCCTGCCTGGCGATGCTGGCGGTATGGCAATTGCCCGACCGGCGCCTGGCCCCACCTGCCGCGCTGTTGCGCCTGCCCTGCTACCCGGCCGGCAGCCTGCCCTACGGTTTGGCAATTCTGCTGGCCTGGGCCTGTGTCGGCCTGGTGATTGCCTTGCTGCCGTCGATCCTCAAACAGCATGGCCTGGCCAACTGGTCGGGGTTCTCGACCTTTTGCGTGATCAGTTGCGGGTTGTTGTTCCAGCCCCTGGCCAAGCGCCTGGCGCCGGTGCGGGCCACGGCCATTGGCCTGGTGATCTTGCCCTGCAGCTACGCGCTGCTGGCCTGGGGCGCCGACAGCGGCGCGCTGGCGGCAGTGCTGCTGGGCACCATCGCCGCCAGCAGTGCCTGTTATGGCTTTATTTACCTGGGCGGGCTGTCAGCGGTGAACACCCTGGCGGGCGAGGAAAAAACCCGCGCCAGCGCAGGCTTCTTCCTGTTGGCCTACATGGGCTTCAGCCTGCCAGTCATCCTTACCGGGCTGCTGGTCGATCGCCTCGGCCCGGGTAATGCCCTGCTGGTGTTCGGCCTGGTGTTAGTGGTTGGCTGCCTGCTGGTGGGCCTGGCCCTGGCACGCAGCCACAAGGCGCTCGCTCTGCCTGCGCTGGCAGGCGTCAAATAG
- a CDS encoding NADP-dependent oxidoreductase, giving the protein MTAQTNRRFLLAKRPTGAVTRDDFSYEQVPVAEPGEGQILVKNLYLSLDPAMRGWMNEGKSYIPPVALGQVMRALGVGEVIASKHPGYAVGDHVNGALGIQDYFVGEPQGFYKIDPKLAPLPRYLSALGMTGMTAYFALLDVGTPKEGDTVVISGAAGAVGSIAGQIARLKGCRVVGIAGGSEKCQYLKDELGFDGVIDYKAEDVLEGLKRECPKGVDVFFDNVGGEILDAVLSRLNFKARVIICGAISQYNNKQAVKGPANYLSLLVNRARMEGFVVMDHAANYGKAAQEIAGWLATGKVKSKEDVVEGLETFPETLLKLFSGENFGKLVLKP; this is encoded by the coding sequence ATGACTGCCCAGACCAACCGCCGCTTCCTGCTCGCCAAACGCCCGACCGGCGCCGTGACCCGCGACGACTTCAGCTACGAACAGGTGCCGGTGGCCGAACCTGGCGAAGGCCAGATCCTGGTAAAAAACCTGTATCTATCCCTGGACCCGGCCATGCGCGGCTGGATGAACGAAGGCAAGTCGTATATCCCGCCAGTGGCCCTGGGTCAGGTGATGCGCGCCCTGGGCGTCGGCGAGGTGATTGCCTCGAAACACCCGGGCTACGCCGTCGGCGATCACGTCAACGGCGCACTGGGTATCCAGGACTATTTTGTCGGCGAGCCCCAGGGCTTCTACAAGATCGATCCGAAACTGGCGCCGCTGCCGCGCTACCTGTCCGCGCTGGGCATGACCGGCATGACCGCCTACTTCGCCCTGCTCGACGTCGGCACCCCGAAAGAAGGCGATACCGTGGTGATTTCCGGTGCTGCGGGCGCGGTCGGCAGCATTGCCGGGCAGATCGCCAGGCTCAAGGGCTGTCGTGTAGTGGGTATCGCCGGCGGCAGCGAAAAGTGCCAGTACCTTAAAGATGAACTGGGCTTTGACGGGGTCATCGACTACAAGGCAGAGGACGTTCTGGAAGGCCTCAAGCGCGAATGCCCGAAAGGCGTCGATGTGTTTTTCGACAACGTCGGCGGCGAGATTCTCGATGCCGTGCTCAGCCGTCTGAACTTCAAGGCGCGAGTGATCATCTGTGGCGCCATCAGCCAGTACAACAACAAGCAGGCGGTCAAGGGCCCGGCCAACTACCTGTCACTGTTGGTCAACCGTGCACGCATGGAAGGCTTCGTGGTCATGGACCATGCCGCCAACTACGGTAAGGCGGCACAGGAGATCGCCGGCTGGCTGGCAACCGGCAAGGTGAAGAGCAAGGAGGATGTGGTCGAAGGCCTGGAAACCTTCCCCGAGACACTGTTGAAGCTGTTCAGCGGGGAAAATTTCGGCAAGCTGGTGCTTAAGCCCTGA